Proteins encoded together in one Ipomoea triloba cultivar NCNSP0323 chromosome 4, ASM357664v1 window:
- the LOC116016683 gene encoding ethylene-insensitive protein 2 — MESEALTGDHQTSTYQRFLSAVVPVLFITIGYVDPGKWAAVVEGGGRFGFDLTMVLLLFNLGAILCQYLSARIAVVTGRDLAQICSEEYDKITCIFLGLQAEISIVALELTMVLGTAHGLNVIFGIDLFSCVFLTATNAVLFPLISSLVDNGRAKLLCIGWTSFILLAYVLGVLISQPENPFTIGGMLTKLNGESAFALMSLLGASIMPHNFYLHSSIVQQDQVSKRISKGALCQDHFFAILSVFSGIFLVNYVLLNLAASAFYSTGLVLLTFHEALSLLDQVFGSSMTPFVILLVLLSSNQITALTWDLGKQVVVHDLFGMDLPGWLHHVTVRIIAIVPALYCVWNSGAEGLYQLLIYTQVGVALVLPSAVIPLFRVASSRSIMGIHKISHILELLALGTFFAMLGLKIIFVTEMVFGNSDWVNNLKWNTGSSPYAILLIAASSSLCLMLWLAATPLKSASSRFDPQALHWDIHPPMPEPSLVGDEPDANESISNLGIPMHSQEPALQFDKSFGCRLDLPTPELDSNLPESLLNFERGPQLTTIDENKSEITFASNSTCHPQVTTPTEDADPVSKAHDKVSIGEPTDAETLPAEPFDVVEKTLQIEGDIQNDKDDDRDSWEPEEEATKEISTNNQSLTSDSPGSFKSISGKTDDVGSGTGSLSRLAGLGRAARRQLTTILDEFWGQLFDFHGQATSEAKSNKLDALLGVDSKIDPKPPSGSLKLDSIRKDVNAYLTMGAPGSDSMINSDIYSPRRIGQTGRESPYVGQEPSSWSGQMRMLDAYRQSSNHNSVEIGEKRYSSMRFPASSASFDQQPATIHGYEFASYLNRITKERCGDYVNGQMESPIPKSTAPITSNYVEPYAGGAYRPKPQTISSTRAPPGFANVSVSRNNSLQSGQNLNDLYSTGNGQSAATTKKFYSLPDISGLYVPHRNSSLSQRTAQLDNSMGYGPSVGHTLYAPAHSRASQMAYRPSGFDQLSPSKVCRDAFSLKLNPNPGTGGSLWSTQPFEQFGVDKSVSVGTDSFGAMQSSSTQETLEAKLLQSFRSCILKLLKLEGSDWLFKLDDGADEDLISRVAARERFLYDAETREVNRFSNIVESQSNMKPGSAAKSAEADFTKFLVMSVPHCGEGCVWRVDLIVSFGIWCIHRILELSLMESRPELWGKYTYVLNRLQGIIDLGFFKPHSPMIPCFCLQIPVGQQPRSSMPISNGSLPPPAAKQNRGKCTTAAMLLEMIKDVEIAISCRKGRTGTAAGDVAFPKGKENLASVLKRYKRRLSNKPVASQEGGPGSQKAPSSTALYAL, encoded by the exons ATTTGCAGCGAGGAGTATGACAAAATAACTTGCATATTTCTTGGACTTCAAGCTGAGATTTCTATTGTAGCATTGGAGCTTACAATG GTTTTGGGAACTGCACATGGACTAAATGTCATATTTGGAATTGATTTATTTAGTTGTGTCTTTCTGACAGCAACTAATGCTGTTCTGTTTCCACTCATTTCTTCTCTTGTG GATAATGGTCGTGCAAAGCTCCTATGCATTGGCTGGACGAGCTTCATACTTCTGGCTTATGTTCTTGGAGTGCTCATAAGTCAACCTGAAAATCCATTCACCATTGGCGGAATGTTGACTAAATTAAATGGAGAAAGTGCATTTGCATTGATGAGTCTACTTGGAGCAAGCATAATGCCCCACAACTTTTATCTGCATTCTTCTATTGTACAG CAAGACCAGGTATCAAAAAGAATTTCCAAGGGAGCACTGTGCCAAGACCACTTTTTTGCCATTCTAAGTGTCTTCAGTGGCATTTTCCTGGTGAATTATGTGCTACTGAATTTGGCAGCTAGTGCATTCTACAGTACCGGTCTTGTTCTGCTTACCTTCCATGAGGCGCTGTCATTGCTTGATCAG GTTTTTGGGAGTTCAATGACCCCATTTGTGATATTGCTGGTTTTGCTTTCCTCAAATCAAATCACTGCATTAACTTGGGATCTTGGTAAGCAAGTAGTAGTCCATGATTTGTTTGGAATGGACCTTCCAGGCTGGCTGCATCATGTCACCGTCCGAATTATTGCAATTGTGCCAGCCCTGTATTGTGTTTGGAATTCTGGAGCTGAAGGCCTTTATCAACTGCTGATATATACTCAGGTTGGGGTTGCTCTTGTGCTTCCATCTGCCGTCATCCCCCTTTTCAGAGTTGCCTCATCCAGATCAATAATGGGCATCCACAAAATTTCTCACATCTTGGAGCTCTTAGCCCTGGGTACATTTTTTGCCATGCTTGGCCTCAAGATTATATTCGTCACCGAGATGGTATTTGGAAATAGTGATTGGGTGAACAATTTGAAGTGGAATACTGGGAGTAGCCCTTATGCTATCCTTCTCATTGCTGCCTCTAGTTCCCTTTGTTTGATGTTGTGGTTAGCAGCTACTCCACTGAAATCTGCAAGTTCTAGATTTGATCCTCAGGCGTTGCACTGGGACATTCATCCTCCTATGCCCGAGCCATCTCTAGTCGGGGATGAACCTGATGCTAATGAATCTATATCTAATTTAGGAATTCCTATGCATAGTCAGGAACCTGCATTACAATTTGATAAATCCTTTGGCTGTCGTTTAGATTTACCGACTCCAGAACTTGATTCAAACCTGCCTGAATCTCTGTTGAATTTTGAAAGGGGTcctcagctaacaaccattgaTGAGAACAAATCTGAAATAACATTTGCAAGCAATTCTACTTGCCATCCACAGGTAACAACACCAACTGAAGATGCTGATCCAGTCAGCAAAGCTCATGACAAAGTTTCAATTGGTGAACCAACAGATGCTGAAACCCTGCCTGCTGAACCATTTGATGTTGTAGAAAAGACACTTCAAATTGAAGGTGATATTCAGAATGACAAGGATGATGATAGAGATTCTTGGGAGCCTGAAGAAGAAGCTACAAAAGAGATCTCTACAAATAATCAATCTTTGACTTCTGACAGCCCGGGATCATTTAAGAGTATCAGTGGAAAAACCGATGATGTAGGGAGTGGCACTGGAAGTTTATCAAGATTAGCAGGACTTGGTCGTGCAGCAAGACGGCAGTTAACAACAATTCTTGATGAGTTTTGGGGGCAACTTTTTGATTTTCATGGGCAGGCCACATCAGAAGCAAAATCCAATAAATTGGATGCATTGTTGGGTGTCGACTCAAAGATAGATCCAAAACCTCCTTCTGGATCTCTGAAATTGGATAGCATTAGGAAGGATGTAAATGCATATTTAACTATGGGTGCACCAGGATCTGATTCAATGATAAATTCAGATATATACTCTCCCAGGCGAATCGGACAAACTGGCAGGGAGTCACCTTATGTAGGTCAGGAGCCATCTTCATGGTCTGGTCAAATGCGAATGTTAGATGCATACAGACAAAGTTCAAACCATAATTCTGTTGAGATTGGTGAGAAGCGCTATTCGAGTATGCGCTTTCCAGCTTCATCTGCAAGCTTTGATCAACAGCCTGCTACTATTCATGGATATGAATTTGCCTCATACCTAAACCGAATCACCAAAGAAAGGTGTGGTGATTATGTCAATGGTCAAATGGAGTCGCCAATTCCAAAATCTACAGCACCTATTACATCAAACTATGTGGAGCCATATGCTGGTGGTGCTTACAGGCCAAAACCACAGACCATCTCGAGTACTAGGGCACCTCCAGGTTTTGCAAATGTGTCTGTATCCAGAAATAATTCATTGCAGTCTGGACAAAATCTAAATGATCTCTACTCTACTGGTAATGGTCAGAGTGCAGCCACCACAAAGAAATTTTACAGCTTACCAGACATATCAGGACTCTATGTACCTCATCGCAACTCTTCGCTGTCACAGAGGACTGCTCAGTTGGATAATTCAATGGGATATGGGCCATCAGTTGGGCACACATTATATGCCCCAGCACATTCACGTGCTTCACAGATGGCTTATCGCCCTTCAGGATTTGATCAACTTTCTCCTTCCAAAGTTTGCAGAGACGCATTTTCATTGAAATTGAATCCAAATCCTGGGACTGGTGGGTCCCTATGGTCTACTCAGCCTTTTGAGCAATTTGGTGTTGATAAGAGTGTTAGTGTTGGTACTGATAGTTTTGGAGCTATGCAAAGTTCATCTACACAGGAAACTTTGGAGGCAAAGCTACTTCAATCCTTTAGAAGTTGTATATTGAAGCTTCTGAAGCTCGAAGGTTCTGATTGGCTGTTTAAGCTGGATGATGGAGCTGATGAGGATCTAATATCTCGTGTTGCTGCAAGGGAAAGATTTCTGTATGATGCTGAAACTAGGGAGGTTAATAGGTTTTCTAACATTGTGGAATCTCAATCTAACATGAAACCTGGCTCTGCAGCGAAAAGTGCTGAGGCAGATTTCACCAAGTTCTTGGTTATGTCAGTTCCTCATTGCGGAGAAGGCTGTGTTTGGAGAGTAGATCTGATAGTAAGCTTTGGGATCTGGTGCATTCACAGGATTCTCGAACTCTCACTCATGGAAAGCAGGCCAGAGCTTTGGGGAAAATACACCTATGTACTGAATCGTCTTCAG GGCATAATTGATTTGGGATTCTTCAAGCCTCATTCGCCAATGATTCCCTGCTTTTGCCTTCAAATTCCGGTTGGCCAGCAACCACGGTCCAGCATGCCTATTTCAAATGGAAGTTTGCCCCCACCTGCTGCAAAACAGAACCGCGGAAAATGCACTACAGCAGCAATGCTCTTAGAAATGATCAAAGACGTTGAGATTGCCATCTCTTGTCGTAAGGGGAGAACCGGTACTGCAGCTGGTGATGTGGCTTTTccgaaaggaaaagaaaatctGGCCTCAGTACTCAAGCGCTACAAGCGCAGATTATCAAATAAGCCAGTAGCATCTCAGGAGGGTGGGCCTGGGTCACAGAAAGCACCATCATCAACAGCCCTTTATGCCTTGTAG
- the LOC116017526 gene encoding ubiquitin-like modifier-activating enzyme atg7 has product MGDDAKKASKVLQFSPFQSLVDVGFWHRFSSLKLNQLGLDDSPIPITGFYAPCSYRQVSNHLTLLSESLPPEHGEQSQWNLRSKGNRNRCPIPGTLYNTNTLEAFHALDKQSLIKEEAKKIWDDIHSGKVEEDSGLLLRFLIISFADLKKWSFHYWLAFPALVLDPPATLVDLKPASQCFSLEQAEYLTAACNDWRNTSSRTDVPFFLVSIASNSHFTLRPLGDWETCKDEGHEVLFGFYDPCNLPNNPGWPLRNYLAYICTRWGLEKVKFFCYRENRGIADLGLSLVGEAFISVSQGWKDHHNIPKVVGWETNKGKMASRCVSLAESMDPTRLAISAADLNLKLMRWRALPSLNINILSATKCLLLGAGTLGCQVARMLMAWGVRKITLVDSGKVSMSNPLRQSLYILDDCLSGGKFKAEAAAESLKRIFPAVESDSVVMAIPMPGHPVPKQEENNVLDDCRRLQDLISSHDVIFLLTDTRESRWLPSLLCASANKITITAALGFDSFLVMRHGAGPTSTTQNLLDETSDSSSATTSNIKNLTLTDKSPAGERLGCYFCNDVVAPVDSTSNRTLDQQCTVTRPGLAPIASALAVELLVGILHHPQGLHAKAEFANSVDNRSNEQPLGILPHQIRGSLSQFSQMMLVGHASTSCTACSSKVVSEYEKRGMDFVLEAINHPTYLEDLTGLTELMKSAGSFELDWDPAIEDDEDCVEL; this is encoded by the exons ATGGGCGATGATGCGAAGAAGGCAAGCAAGGTTCTTCAATTCTCGCCGTTTCAGAGCTTGGTAGATGTGGGTTTCTGGCACAGATTCTCTTCGCTCAAGCTCAATCAGTTGGGCCTCGATGATTCCCCAATTCCCATCACCG GTTTTTATGCACCTTGCTCGTATCGTCAAGTTTCTAACCACTTGACTCTTCTTTCTGAATCTTTGCCACCTGAGCATGGTGAACAATCGCAATGGAATCTGAGAAGTAAGGGGAATAGGAACCGATGCCCTATTCCTGGCACCCTTTACAACACAAACACATTGGAGGCCTTCCACGCACTTGATAAGCAAAGCCTAATAAAGGAAGAAGCTAAAAAG ATATGGGATGACATTCACTCTGGTAAAGTGGAGGAAGATAGTGGTCTGCTTTTGAGATTCTTGATTATATCATTTGCAGACTTGAAGAAGTGGAGCTTCCACTATTGGCTTGCATTCCCTGCTCTAGTTCTTGATCCTCCTGCAACATTAGTTGATTTGAAGCCAGCTTCCCAGTGCTTCAGCCTCGAGCAG GCTGAATACTTAACAGCAGCTTGCAATGATTGGCGTAACACAAGTTCCAGAACAG ATGTTCCATTTTTCCTCGTATCTATTGCTTCAAATTCTCATTTCACTCTAAGGCCACTGGGAGATTGGGAAACTTGTAAAGATGAGGGTCACGAG GTTCTTTTTGGTTTTTATGATCCCTGTAACCTCCCAAATAATCCTGGCTGGCCACTGCGCAATTATCTTGCATATATTTGTACAAGGTGGGGACTTGAAAAGGTTAAATTCTTCTGCTACCGAGAGAACCGTGGCATTGCAGATTTGGGATTGTCCCTTGTTGGAGAAGCATTTATATCCGTTTCTCAAG GATGGAAGGATCATCATAATATTCCTAAAGTTGTGGGGTGGGAGACCAACAAGGGGAAGATGGCTTCAAGATGTGTCAGCCTTGCCGAATCTATGGATCCAACAAG GTTGGCAATTTCTGCTGCGGATTTGAACTTAAAACTAATGAGATGGCGTGCATTGCCTTCGTTGAATATTAATATCTTGTCTGCTACTAAATGTCTTCTACTGGGAGCCGGTACACTTGGATGCCAGGTTGCTAGAATGCTTATG GCATGGGGTGTTCGGAAAATTACATTGGTTGACAGTGGAAAGGTCTCGATGTCAAATCCATTGAGACAGTCTCTGTATATTCTGGATGACTGCTTGAGCGGGGGTAAATTTAAGGCCGAGGCTGCTGCTGAAAGTCTTAAACGAATTTTTCCAGCTGTG GAATCGGATAGCGTTGTGATGGCTATTCCAATGCCAGGTCACCCAGTGCCAAAACAAGAAGAGAATAATGTACTTGATGACTGTAGACGCCTGCAAGATTTGATCTCTTCACATGATGTGATCTTTTTATTGACTGATACTCGAGAAAGCCGGTGGCTTCCAAGTCTGCTTTGTGCCAGTGCCAACAAG ATAACTATTACTGCAGCTTTAGGTTTCGATAGCTTTCTTGTCATGCGTCACGGAGCGGGTCCTACGAGCACTACGCAAAATTTACTCGATGAGACGTCTGATTCTAGCTCTGCCACGACTTCCAATATCAAAAACCTCACACTCACCGACAAAAGTCCAGCAGGCGAGAGATTGGGGTGTTACTTCTGCAATGATGTAGTTGCGCCTGTTGAT TCAACTTCCAACCGGACATTGGACCAGCAGTGCACAGTTACTCGTCCCGGGCTTGCTCCTATTGCGTCTGCCCTTGCTGTTGAACTTTTGGTGGGAATATTGCACCATCCTCAGGG GTTACATGCCAAAGCCGAATTTGCAAATTCTGTTGATAACAGGAGCAACGAACAACCTCTTGGCATACTACCTCATCAGATCCGCGGCTCCTTGTCTCAATTCTCTCAAATGATGCTCGTAGGTCACGCTTCTACTAGTTGCACTGCTTGTTCCTCCAAG GTTGTATCAGAATATGAGAAGAGGGGGATGGATTTTGTCCTTGAAGCCATCAATCACCCTACATATCTAGAGGATCTAACTGGATTGACAGAGCTGATGAAGTCTGCTGGATCTTTTGAACTCGACTGGGATCCGGCGATTGAAGACGATGAAGATTGTGttgaattataa
- the LOC116014883 gene encoding probable pectinesterase/pectinesterase inhibitor 46 — protein sequence MAAVSSPNPWGKINEEENERLMARRKTRKRIIIIAFSSIILVAVVVVAAVVGASRAAKDGDSSDRRGNDRSIYASIKAICDVTLYPDSCYSSLAPLVTSKSALTPQEIYKLSVQVAISELAGASEKFLRGGAFNKSDPAVEKALESCGELLSLAMDHLNDSLSVEKKSTVAGAFDDLKTWLSAAGTFQQTCIDAFENATDAAAKTAADHALNNATQYTSNSLAIMSSVVESISALGGVGRRRRLMMSSPEVWLSPEGRRLLQANIKADVVVAKDGSGKYKRIKDALKSVPKKSKKRFVIYVKKGVYNENVRVEKNMWNVMMIGDGMDATIVSSNLNFVDGTPTFQSATFAVFGKGFIARDMGFRNTAGAAKHQAVALMSTADQSVFYRCKMDGFQDTLYAHSNRQLYKDCTIIGTVDFIFGNAAVVLQNCRIRPRKPMAGQQDTITAQGKLDPNHNTGISIQNCAVSPLGNLTGVNTFLGRPWKNYSTTVFMQTELGGLIHPSGWMPWVGTTAPNTIFYAEFQNWGPGAVTKNRVKWRGLRLNLSARILSRFTVKPFINGDRWLPAAGVPFKAGL from the exons ATGGCCGCCGTCTCTTCTCCCAATCCATGGGGAAAAATCAACGAAGAAGAAAACGAGAGGCTCATGGCCCGTCGAAAGACTAGGAAGAGAATCATAATCATCGCCTTTTCTTCCATCATTCTTGTTGCCGTCGTCGTCGTTGCCGCCGTCGTCGGAGCGTCACGCGCCGCCAAGGACGGAGACTCCAGCGACAGACGAGGAAACGACAGGTCCATTTACGCGAGCATCAAAGCTATTTGCGACGTTACATTGTACCCTGACTCATGTTACAGTAGCCTCGCTCCTTTAGTGACGTCGAAATCGGCTCTCACTCCTCAGGAAATCTACAAACTTTCGGTGCAAGTCGCGATTAGTGAGCTCGCCGGCGCGTCGGAAAAGTTTCTCCGCGGCGGCGCGTTCAACAAGAGCGATCCGGCTGTGGAAAAAGCGCTGGAGAGCTGCGGCGAGCTGTTGTCGTTAGCCATGGATCATCTCAACGATTCACTGTCGGTCGAGAAGAAATCCACGGTGGCCGGCGCGTTTGACGACCTGAAAACGTGGCTGAGCGCCGCCGGGACGTTCCAGCAGACGTGCATAGACGCGTTCGAGAACGCGACGGACGCGGCGGCGAAAACGGCGGCGGATCACGCGCTTAACAACGCTACGCAGTACACGAGCAACAGCCTGGCGATTATGAGCTCGGTGGTGGAGTCTATTAGCGCCCTCGGCGGCGTGGGGCGGCGGAGACGGCTGATGATGAGCTCGCCGGAGGTGTGGTTGTCGCCGGAGGGGAGGCGGCTGCTTCAGGCGAATATCAAGGCGGATGTGGTGGTGGCGAAGGATGGTTCGGGGAAGTACAAGAGGATTAAAGATGCACTGAAAAGTGTTCCGAAGAAGAGCAAAAAGAGGTTTGTGATATATGTGAAGAAAGGGGTTTACAATGAGAATGTTAGGGTTGAGAAGAATATGTGGAATGTGATGATGATTGGTGATGGCATGGATGCTACCATTGTCTCTTCCAACCTCAACTTTGTTGATGGAACTCCAACTTTCCAATCCGCTACATTTG CGGTTTTCGGCAAGGGGTTTATAGCCCGAGACATGGGATTCCGGAACACCGCCGGAGCAGCCAAGCACCAAGCGGTGGCGCTAATGTCGACGGCGGACCAATCCGTTTTCTACCGCTGCAAAATGGACGGCTTCCAGGACACTCTCTACGCCCACTCAAACCGCCAGCTCTACAAAGACTGCACCATCATCGGCACCGTCGACTTCATCTTCGGAAACGCCGCCGTCGTCCTCCAGAACTGCCGGATCCGCCCCAGAAAACCCATGGCCGGCCAGCAAGACACCATCACCGCCCAGGGAAAACTCGACCCGAACCACAACACCGGCATTTCCATCCAAAACTGCGCCGTTTCGCCGCTCGGGAACCTCACCGGCGTCAACACCTTCCTCGGCCGGCCGTGGAAGAATTATTCGACCACCGTTTTCATGCAGACCGAGCTGGGAGGGCTGATCCACCCTAGTGGGTGGATGCCGTGGGTGGGGACCACCGCCCCCAACACCATATTTTACGCGGAGTTTCAGAACTGGGGCCCAGGGGCTGTGACCAAGAATAGGGTTAAGTGGAGGGGATTGAGGCTTAATCTTAGCGCCAGAATATTAAGCAGGTTCACCGTTAAACCTTTCATTAACGGGGATAGGTGGCTGCCGGCGGCCGGTGTTCCGTTCAAAGCTGGCCTTTAA
- the LOC116014887 gene encoding uncharacterized protein LOC116014887, which yields MGIPWKAWYRIPKKYGGLGFMDLRAFNLAMLGKQAWRFLTRPHSLVARIYKARDAHELEGSLVSRLIDPNSGTWDHSILLDIFSPTDVERILKVPVSLDYEDFWFWLGTRGCYLVKEGYKRTVGSFDIMPGTFDKWLHLWKIKSPVKWKTFLRRALSNVLPTTTNLIIKRVDVNPSCPMCGLMHENIMHSLLLCDFFKLVWHESSLQMSSVVGNDFSMWFTNALSVLTEEELLVAVAVLYHIWRARNTAEWEGSLPHPKGVWRRAQTAVVAWREVHMALPIDATSCSASPNSSCYCFERCRASCSRVATEVLLRRQLSTSHQEGHGGSGLALGGWSVPRSFQWSSPRLFLSTNGRVVGMQRGAIMAQGSWTRGLASVDVYTDCSNLKHLLTAVNTTLYSYVAFSVDASGALMSAFNHCFVNLVPRAANLGAHTLATSVYL from the exons ATGGGTATTCCTTGGAAGGCCTGGTATCGTATTCCAAAGAAGTATGGAGGCTTGGGTTTTATGGATTTAAGGGCTTTTAATTTGGCAATGTTAGGCAAGCAAGCCTGGCGGTTTCTCACTAGGCCGCACTCACTGGTGGCAAGAATTTATAAAGCCAG AGATGCCCATGAGCTTGAGGGTTCCTTGGTCTCAAGGCTGATTGACCCAAACTCTGGGACATGGGATCATTCTATTCTTCTTGATATTTTTTCACCTACGGATGTAGAACGCATTTTGAAGGTTCCGGTGAGCCTAGATTATGAGGACTTTTGGTTTTGGCTGGGGACCCGGGGTTGCTATTTGGTTAAAGAAGGTTATAAGCGCACTGTTGGAAGTTTTGACATTATGCCGGGGACTTTTGATAAATGGTTACATCTTTGGAAAATTAAATCCCCTGTAAAGTGGAAAACTTTTCTCAGGAGAGCCCTTTCAAATGTCCTCCCTACTACTACTAACTTGATTATAAAGAGAGTAGATGTGAATCCTTCATGCCCTATGTGTGGTCTTATGCATGAGAATATTATGCACTCCCTActtttatgtgatttttttaaactagTTTGGCATGAATCATCTTTGCAAATGTCTAGTGTGGTTGGGAATGATTTTAGTATGTGGTTTACTAATGCATTGAGTGTGCTAACAGAGGAGGAACTCCTTGTGGCTGTTGCAGTTTTATACCACATATGGAGGGCTCGCAATACAGCTGAATGGGAGGGCAGTTTGCCACATCCAAAGGGCGTATGGCGAAGGGCACAGACTGCCGTTGTCGCCTGGAGGGAGGTTCATATGGCACTGCCCATCGACGCCACCTCCTGCTCAGCATCGCCTAACTCCAGTTGCTACTGTTTCGAACGTTGTCGTGCCTCATGCAGCAGGGTTGCCACCGAGGTGCTTCTTCGACGGCAGCTTTCAACCAGCCACCAAGAGGGCCACGGTGGGAGCGGTCTTGCTCTCGGCGGATGGAGTGTTCCTCGCAGCTTTCAATGGTCATCTCCCCGCTTGTTTCTCTCCACTAATGGCCGAGTCGTTGGCATGCAAAGAGGTGCTATCATGGCTCAAGGGTCGTGGACTCGTGGTCTTGCCTCCGTGGATGTCTACACTGATTGCTCCAACCTCAAGCATCTACTCACCGCAGTCAACACTACTCTCTATTCTTATGTTGCTTTTTCAGTTGATGCCTCTGGGGCTTTAATGTCGGCGTTTAATCATTGCTTTGTTAATTTAGTGCCTAGAGCTGCTAATCTAGGTGCTCACACGCTTGCTACATCGGTCTATTTGTAG